A window of Bradyrhizobium sp. AZCC 1719 genomic DNA:
CTTTCATGAAGAAGTTCGTGACAGCCACGATCTTCAAGAAGCGCTACGCCGACGTGTTCAAGGGCGACACCAACTGGCGCAAGATCAAGACGGTCGAGAGCGAGACCTATCGCTGGAACATGAGCTCGACCTATGTGCAGAACCCGCCCTATTTCGAAGGCATGAAGAAGCAGCCCGATCCGATCTCAGACGTGGTCGACGCGCGGATCCTGGCGATGTTCGGCGACAAGATCACCACCGACCACATCTCGCCGGCCGGCTCGATCAAGCTGACTTCGCCGGCTGGAAAATTCCTCAGCGAGCACCAGGTCCGGCCCGCCGACTTCAACCAGTACGGCACGCGGCGCGGCAACCACGAGATCATGATGCGCGGCACCTTCGCCAACATCCGCATCAAGAACTTCATGCTGAAGGGCGCTGACGGCAATATTCCGGAGGGCGGATTAACCAAGCACTGGCCCGACGGCGAGCAGATGTCGATCTACGACGCGGCGATGAAGTATCAGCAGGAAAGCGTGCCGCTGGTGGTGTTCGCGGGCGCCGAATACGGCAATGGCTCCTCGCGCGACTGGGCCGCGAAGGGCACCCGCCTGCTCGGCGTCCGCGCCGTGATCTGCCAGAGCTTCGAGCGCATCCATCGCTCCAACCTGGTCGGCATGGGCGTGTTGCCGCTGACCTTCGAAGACGGCACGTCGTGGACATCGCTCGGCCTCAAGGGCGACGAGACGGTGACGATTCGCGGGCTCCAGGGTGATTTGAAGCCGCGCCAGACCCTGACGGCCGAGGTCGTGTCCGGCGACGGTTCGCTGCAGCGCGTGCCGCTGCTCTGTCGCATCGATACCCTCGATGAGCTCGAGTACTACCGAAACGGCGGCATTCTGCATTACGTGCTGCGCAGACTCGCGGCTTAACGCGGATTTGTGATCGGTGCCTCACTTCGAAGTGAGTAGCGAGCAAGGAGAAGGCGGCCTATGACAGGGCCGCTTTCGTGCGTCTGGGGCACGCCTTTGGGATATCAAATCATGCCCCGTACAATTACGGATGGAAAACGCTACGCCTGGTTCGCACGATGACAGCGATGATGGCCTACAACTTCATATCGCGATGGTCCGGCGCGCTCGGCGTTTGCGCGATCATCGCCATCATCCGTCCGGCTCATGCCGATCCGCGCACCGTGGTCGAATTGTTCACCTCGCAAGGCTGTTCGTCGTGCCCGCCGGCCGACCAGATCGTCGGCGAGCTCGCCCAGGATCCGTCCATCATCGCGCTGAGCATGCCGATCGACTACTGGGACTATCTTGGCTGGAAGGACACGCTGGCGGACTCGCGTTTCAGCGCGCGTCAGAAGGCCTATTCGCATGTGCGTGGCGATCGTAACCTCTACACGCCACAGATGATCGTCAACGGCTCGGCGCAGGTGATCGGCAGCGATCGCGCCGCTATCGAAAGCGCCATCAAGAATACCAGCAAGACTGAAGGCGTGATGTCGGTGCCGGTAAAGATGAAGTTGTCGGGCAAGCTGCTCAATATCTCGGTAGAGGCGAGCAAGGTGCCGACGGCGGGCCGGGGCGAAGTCTGGATCTGCTCGGTCTCGAAGGCGGTGCCGATCTCGATCGGGCGCGGTGAGAATCGCGGCCAGCAACTCACCTACTACAACGTGGTACGCAACCTCGTGAAGGTCGGCGACTGGAACGGCGGCTCGGGAAGCTGGACTATTCCGCTTGAAAATATTTCCCGCGACGGCGTGGACGCCGCGGTCGTCTACGTCCAGGACGGCAGTCGCGACAAGCCGGGCGCGATGCTCGGCGCCGCCATGACGGCGCTGCGCTAGTTCTGTTCTCGAAATTTTCTTGGATGGATGCGCTTGGGCGCCGGCGAAGCCTGTGGCGAGCAGACGCGCATCCCGCGCAGCTCGCGACCCCCAAACGAAACTCGCGGCCCCAAACGAAAAAGGACCAACTTTCGTTGGCCCAGTATCGGGATTAACTCCCTCCTGCGAACAGGCCCGATCCCGACGGCCCCGGGGGGCTGGGGGCTGAGGAATCCGGAACCGAAAGGACCGGGCCAACGCAGGATTTTCTTTTCGCAATTTAGCGGGGCGGACGGTTGGCGGAAGTAGGGCAGCAATAAGATTCCGCTAACGATCCCGTGAATCGATATTTCCTGGGATATCGGGGCATCCGCCGCAGTTTCCTTCGTATTTACACCCCCTTGCGGCGCCCCGTGGTTAGCGCGATCATGTAAATTGGATGACAGGAGGCGCTCCATGACCCTGATATCGGAGGACACCGATCCGAGCGACAGCCGCGCAGTGGCGCGCGTCGCCACTGCGAGCACGCCGCCGAATCGCATCACGTTCAATCGTCTCGAACTCAACCGTATCCTCAATCTCTATGGGCGCATGGTCGCCGACGGCGAGTGGCGCGACTATGCCATCGACTTTCTGAAAGACCGCGCGGTGTTCTCCGTATTCCGCCGCGCTTCCGAAGTTCCGATCTACCGCATCGAGAAAGATCCGCGGCTCGCGCGCAAGCAGGGCATGTACAGCGTGATCTCGGCGACCGGACTGATCCTGCGCCGCGGCCATGAACTCGAGCGCGTGCTGCTGGTGATCGACCGCAAGTTGGCGGTGGTTTAGGCGGGCCGCTGTAGGGTGGGCAAACCCTACTGCGTCATAAGTTCCTCATGGTGAGGAGCGCGAAGCGCGTCTCGAACCATGAGGCCCCGTCTGTGGCCTACATCCTTCGAGACGCCCGCTCTGCGGGCTCCTCAGGATGAGGGTTTGAACGGGTGTGACGCAGTAGAACAAAGGCGCGATCGCGCCGTGCCCACCATCCCTCCCTGGACTGCTACCCCAGTGGTGGGCACGCTTCGCTTCGCCCACCCTACAGAGCTACTTTGCATGGGGTTGTTTTCGCGATTCTGAGTGTGGGCCTGCCGGTGTACCGCGAAAGAGGCGCCACGCGTTATCCAGACTACGAAGTGGGGACCGTCGTGCTGCCTTCGCCCAGCGCACGCTGCATCATGACCGTGTCAAGCCAGCGTCCAAATTTGAAGCCGACGCTCGGATGGGTTCC
This region includes:
- a CDS encoding DUF1223 domain-containing protein, with amino-acid sequence MTAMMAYNFISRWSGALGVCAIIAIIRPAHADPRTVVELFTSQGCSSCPPADQIVGELAQDPSIIALSMPIDYWDYLGWKDTLADSRFSARQKAYSHVRGDRNLYTPQMIVNGSAQVIGSDRAAIESAIKNTSKTEGVMSVPVKMKLSGKLLNISVEASKVPTAGRGEVWICSVSKAVPISIGRGENRGQQLTYYNVVRNLVKVGDWNGGSGSWTIPLENISRDGVDAAVVYVQDGSRDKPGAMLGAAMTALR
- a CDS encoding DUF2794 domain-containing protein produces the protein MTLISEDTDPSDSRAVARVATASTPPNRITFNRLELNRILNLYGRMVADGEWRDYAIDFLKDRAVFSVFRRASEVPIYRIEKDPRLARKQGMYSVISATGLILRRGHELERVLLVIDRKLAVV